Proteins co-encoded in one Triplophysa dalaica isolate WHDGS20190420 chromosome 16, ASM1584641v1, whole genome shotgun sequence genomic window:
- the LOC130437543 gene encoding BTB/POZ domain-containing protein KCTD8-like: MSPNISDRGIDSVLEETVCNPRTASVSSQYDNNVPLELDNQSRPDPTVPQLLDSPEPPVSSELSSPPVPINSPARPTTLTLKTLPRATNTNTPTSITRENGGPPGRDPEEEERKLMEEDLKKCIADFRKIRIPELFPDRKRHWQSDLLKKYNS, encoded by the coding sequence ATGTCCCCCAACATAAGTGACCGAGGTATTGACAGCGTACTGGAGGAGACAGTGTGTAACCCACGTACAGCCTCCGTCAGTAGCCAATATGACAATAACGTTCCCCTGGAACTGGACAATCAATCTCGTCCAGACCCAACTGTACCACAACTCCTGGACAGTCCTGAACCTCCTGTGTCCTCAGAGCTGAGCAGCCCACCAGTACCCATCAACAGTCCCGCCCGGCCCACCACCCTGACTCTGAAAACATTACCTCGAGCCACCAACACCAACACCCCCACCTCCATCACCAGAGAGAACGGTGGGCCGCCGGGCAGAGACCctgaggaggaggagagaaagTTGATGGAGGAAGATCTAAAGAAGTGCATTGCAGATTTTAGGAAAATACGAATCCCCGAACTTTTCCCTGACCGCAAAAGACACTGGCAGAGTGATCTGctcaaaaaatacaattcataa